In the Desulfatiglans sp. genome, one interval contains:
- a CDS encoding MFS transporter — translation MTMANRASRRELFGWAMFDFANSSYTTVIITIVFCNVFSSVIVGDGPEFRLGNLLWSVSLSISYLMVLVSSPLLGAIMDFTGAKKRFLFMSWLLTVFTTAALYFVRPGLIIPCMILIIISNIGFSYSEAFVSSFLPGLGSPEDMGKISGFAWGLGYFGGLASTAIVIFIIHAGVYTIDNYANLRMVGPVTALFFLVTAIPTFLWVKERTRPKVLPDGETYYSIGIKRLKQTVMEIQSFRDLVILLSSFFFAYAGLSIVICFAFIYGDQIVKWSGTTQTLMFVITQITAACGAFLIGIIQDKWGAKKTFILTLIIWFTVIILIYRVIEITDIINRICSTSFKAEHMFLVTGSIAGIGLGSTQSSCRAMVGMFSPVTKAGEFFGMWSFSNRLAAILGLMSIGLLQSLFGLKNAILICSIFFLISVIIAFFVNEERGKRSAIEHEGE, via the coding sequence ATGACAATGGCTAATCGGGCCTCACGCAGGGAGCTTTTCGGATGGGCAATGTTTGACTTTGCCAACTCCTCCTATACAACTGTTATAATTACGATTGTCTTCTGTAATGTTTTTTCAAGTGTCATTGTTGGTGACGGGCCTGAATTTCGTCTGGGTAATCTTCTCTGGAGCGTTTCCCTTTCCATAAGTTATCTTATGGTACTTGTGTCATCGCCATTACTGGGTGCAATAATGGATTTTACTGGGGCAAAAAAGAGGTTCCTGTTTATGAGCTGGCTCCTCACAGTTTTTACGACTGCTGCCCTTTATTTTGTAAGGCCTGGATTAATAATTCCCTGTATGATTCTAATTATTATATCGAATATAGGTTTTTCATACAGTGAGGCATTTGTCTCCAGCTTTCTCCCGGGTCTTGGTTCTCCTGAGGATATGGGGAAAATTTCGGGCTTTGCATGGGGACTTGGTTACTTTGGCGGTCTTGCTTCAACTGCTATTGTTATATTTATAATTCATGCAGGTGTATACACAATAGATAATTATGCAAACCTTCGCATGGTCGGGCCTGTAACAGCTCTTTTTTTTCTTGTAACAGCAATCCCCACATTTTTGTGGGTTAAAGAAAGGACAAGGCCAAAGGTTTTACCAGATGGTGAAACATATTATTCAATAGGGATTAAGAGGCTTAAACAGACTGTAATGGAGATCCAAAGCTTCAGGGATCTTGTTATTCTTTTATCATCCTTCTTTTTTGCCTATGCAGGGCTCTCGATTGTTATCTGTTTTGCCTTTATATATGGAGACCAGATAGTTAAATGGTCAGGCACAACACAGACCCTCATGTTTGTTATCACCCAGATTACGGCCGCATGCGGGGCATTTTTGATCGGGATTATACAGGACAAATGGGGCGCAAAAAAGACATTCATATTGACCCTTATAATATGGTTTACAGTAATAATCTTAATTTACAGGGTGATTGAGATTACTGATATTATAAACAGGATATGCAGCACCTCTTTTAAAGCTGAGCATATGTTTCTTGTGACAGGCTCCATTGCCGGGATCGGGCTTGGGTCAACACAGTCCTCATGCAGGGCAATGGTGGGGATGTTTTCACCTGTTACAAAGGCAGGGGAGTTTTTCGGGATGTGGAGTTTTTCAAACCGGTTAGCTGCCATTCTGGGACTTATGAGCATAGGTTTGCTTCAAAGCCTTTTTGGACTTAAAAATGCAATACTGATCTGTTCAATATTTTTTTTGATAT